A window of the Xiashengella succiniciproducens genome harbors these coding sequences:
- the pglZ gene encoding BREX-4 system phosphatase PglZ — MKLVDKIKEFENLEGLISEINSDKVTRDILSRRYPVRLIFLQKFETFRLLIERLSSIGVKNYHLEKDLPHPDGWITKDTLINIVKNLSEDTAVVPFSEIVRFYSKEDFINFFNQLLLIENDELSRRIYLPLIGVEERFEKEFFQGFTRKEESAPYWKISREKPNSIKVFLSSQTYSKRISNYETIANTEEWLKFWKKKSPCDVVCHSKPLNLFYKNTLPDTIFTIEQVDNPKNLIEKIFNIEVPIPFDNLDILFWEKFLSFLNKDYSTFKAFVKSYFKVTSLTIFTLLEHWLKSNDLFEKWLLKHFVLTQSCLEKKYIFKILESLPDYSDHTLLKSIYQRIFSLEINEEFINDRLELIQQFSRLKPTNLCDETLVELNSNIRSIADYRRALLLTTGMFQFEKVYILELFAKGKIDNLGLLSQRFPEILYYNSECSFDNLKNENEWVLEYLSEYKKSKLNDSTTNRLNEILLLKNTNDQSFYNWYHSFESIHSIIHSNKVDKVIWIDAIGIEWVSFIENYVINQKHDLNVIKKIIGVANLPTSTDQNKFLDTKYVQDFDSFIHSNLYSYPDIIIKEFTEIKRIIDTYLILDTEQTIAIVSDHGLTALSRYAASKKYGKDDSHEGRFIEVKDKEHIPDTDYIIHKSEIDQRNYLIALKHNSLGKKPIREVHGGVTPEEVLVPFIVISNKKDSAKIDYSIIIEKTDIPKKEPLISIKITPKPSTANIEIKGKITKLNFNETTQMWEVNLDRSFSGKIPIKVKTGKSEKVFTINIISGIIEEDLF; from the coding sequence ATGAAATTGGTAGATAAAATAAAAGAATTTGAAAATCTCGAAGGATTGATTTCTGAAATCAATTCTGACAAGGTTACACGTGATATACTGTCAAGACGATACCCTGTCAGATTGATTTTTTTGCAAAAATTTGAAACTTTTAGATTGTTAATTGAAAGGTTATCTTCGATTGGAGTCAAAAACTATCATCTTGAAAAAGATTTACCTCATCCAGATGGGTGGATTACAAAGGATACATTAATCAATATAGTGAAAAACTTATCTGAGGATACGGCTGTTGTGCCTTTTTCCGAAATTGTAAGATTTTATTCTAAAGAGGATTTTATTAACTTCTTCAATCAGTTGCTGTTAATTGAAAATGATGAATTATCAAGACGGATTTATTTACCATTAATAGGAGTTGAAGAGAGATTTGAGAAAGAATTTTTTCAGGGTTTTACTAGAAAAGAAGAGTCAGCTCCCTACTGGAAAATATCAAGAGAGAAACCAAATTCAATAAAAGTATTTTTATCATCACAAACTTACTCGAAAAGGATTTCTAATTATGAAACCATTGCAAATACTGAAGAATGGCTAAAGTTTTGGAAGAAAAAAAGCCCCTGTGATGTCGTATGTCATTCGAAACCACTAAACTTATTCTACAAGAACACTTTACCTGACACTATTTTTACTATTGAACAGGTTGATAACCCGAAAAATTTAATTGAAAAAATCTTCAATATTGAAGTTCCGATTCCATTTGATAATCTTGATATATTGTTCTGGGAAAAATTTCTCAGCTTTTTAAACAAAGACTATTCAACATTTAAGGCTTTTGTGAAAAGCTATTTCAAGGTTACTTCATTAACAATTTTTACCTTACTGGAGCATTGGCTAAAGTCAAACGATTTATTTGAGAAATGGCTTTTAAAACACTTTGTATTAACTCAAAGTTGTTTAGAAAAAAAATACATTTTTAAAATTCTTGAGTCACTACCAGATTATTCTGATCACACACTACTTAAAAGTATCTACCAAAGAATATTTAGTCTGGAAATCAATGAGGAATTTATTAATGATCGATTAGAGTTAATTCAACAGTTTTCAAGGCTTAAACCAACTAATCTTTGTGATGAAACCCTTGTTGAATTAAATTCTAATATTCGGTCTATTGCCGATTATAGACGGGCGTTATTGCTCACCACTGGCATGTTCCAATTCGAGAAAGTCTATATTCTTGAATTATTCGCAAAAGGGAAAATTGATAATTTAGGTTTATTGTCCCAACGATTTCCTGAAATTTTATATTACAATTCAGAATGTTCATTTGACAATCTAAAAAATGAAAATGAATGGGTTTTAGAGTATTTAAGTGAGTATAAGAAATCAAAACTGAACGACTCTACAACCAACCGTTTGAATGAAATATTGCTTTTAAAGAATACCAATGACCAATCATTTTACAATTGGTATCATAGTTTTGAATCAATTCACAGCATTATCCATTCAAATAAAGTGGATAAAGTAATATGGATTGATGCCATAGGGATTGAATGGGTGTCTTTTATTGAGAATTATGTTATTAATCAAAAACATGATTTAAATGTAATAAAAAAAATCATTGGAGTTGCCAATCTGCCAACAAGTACAGATCAGAATAAATTTTTGGATACGAAATATGTACAGGACTTTGATTCTTTTATTCACTCAAATCTTTATTCTTATCCAGATATTATTATTAAGGAATTTACTGAAATCAAGCGAATTATTGACACGTACTTAATTCTTGATACAGAGCAAACAATTGCGATTGTTTCTGATCATGGACTAACCGCCTTGTCTAGATATGCAGCATCTAAGAAATATGGGAAAGATGATAGCCACGAGGGACGTTTTATTGAAGTTAAGGATAAGGAGCATATTCCTGATACTGATTACATAATTCATAAATCAGAGATTGACCAGAGAAATTATTTAATTGCATTAAAACACAATTCATTAGGGAAAAAACCAATTAGAGAAGTTCATGGAGGTGTAACTCCTGAAGAAGTGTTGGTCCCATTTATAGTAATTTCTAACAAGAAAGACAGTGCAAAAATAGATTATTCTATTATTATTGAGAAGACAGATATACCTAAAAAAGAACCTCTTATTTCAATTAAAATAACTCCAAAACCATCTACAGCAAATATTGAGATAAAGGGAAAAATAACGAAACTTAATTTTAATGAAACAACTCAAATGTGGGAAGTAAACCTTGATAGATCTTTTTCAGGCAAAATTCCAATTAAGGTAAAAACAGGAAAAAGTGAAAAAGTATTCACAATTAACATAATCTCAGGTATAATAGAGGAGGACTTATTTTGA
- the brxL gene encoding BREX system Lon protease-like protein BrxL, with product MSTLDEKIKQAFPDESVIKIPQNYSVFAGKNLPSFIKDFLIKRYTDNYGNLDRNGVLKFLEDHIPSKDNDLKNRLRTHREEVTVLTRFIVETDLKNDKLLFSIPDLGIKSSEGRIPDHVAKKNKELKDGELWGVVTLVYQPPADKEKGFVELVNYKAFKPYKVDLEYFRAARKEFSTTEWIDLLIRSMEYNPDGFESLSQKLMFLSRILIFIEPRLNMIELAPKGTGKSYIFGNLSKYGWMISGGKVTRAKLFYDMTKKSMGAITLYDFVTMDEIQTITFSDSAEIQAALKSYLEFGYTTVANVKLVSQAGLIIMGNISLSKDKKPMRLKYFSELPETFKESALLDRFHGFIEGWKLPRISEDLKINGWTLNVEYFSEIMHELRDKPIYSAIVNDLLEVPAKADTRDTTAVKRIATAYLKLLFPNVNDTSEIDKEDFKTYCLIPSIEKRQIIRRQIHLIDEEFSDEMPDIKIEMNE from the coding sequence TTGAGCACACTTGACGAAAAAATAAAACAAGCATTTCCTGATGAATCGGTTATTAAGATTCCTCAGAATTACAGCGTTTTTGCTGGTAAGAACCTGCCTTCATTCATTAAGGACTTCTTAATAAAACGCTATACTGACAACTATGGCAATTTAGATCGAAATGGTGTTTTAAAATTCTTGGAAGATCATATTCCCAGTAAGGATAACGACCTTAAGAATCGCTTGCGCACTCACAGGGAAGAAGTAACTGTATTAACAAGATTTATTGTTGAAACAGATTTGAAAAATGATAAATTGCTATTTTCTATTCCTGATTTGGGCATAAAATCAAGTGAAGGTCGAATACCTGATCATGTTGCAAAAAAAAATAAAGAATTAAAAGATGGTGAACTTTGGGGAGTTGTCACCTTAGTATATCAACCACCTGCAGATAAAGAGAAGGGCTTTGTTGAACTCGTTAATTACAAGGCCTTCAAGCCCTATAAAGTAGATTTGGAATATTTCAGAGCAGCACGAAAAGAATTTAGTACAACTGAGTGGATAGACCTATTGATACGATCAATGGAATACAATCCAGATGGCTTTGAATCTTTGTCACAAAAACTGATGTTTCTGAGCAGAATTTTGATATTTATTGAACCTCGACTAAATATGATTGAATTAGCCCCAAAGGGGACGGGGAAATCTTACATTTTTGGTAACCTAAGTAAATATGGTTGGATGATAAGTGGCGGTAAAGTAACTAGGGCAAAGTTATTTTATGATATGACCAAAAAATCAATGGGTGCAATTACATTGTACGATTTTGTTACAATGGATGAAATTCAAACAATTACTTTTTCTGATTCAGCAGAAATTCAAGCAGCCCTTAAAAGTTACCTTGAATTTGGTTATACAACTGTTGCCAATGTTAAATTAGTATCTCAAGCTGGTTTGATTATAATGGGAAACATCTCTCTCTCAAAAGATAAAAAACCTATGCGATTAAAATACTTTTCAGAACTCCCTGAAACATTCAAAGAATCCGCACTTTTAGATCGTTTTCATGGTTTTATTGAAGGATGGAAACTACCACGAATTAGTGAAGATTTAAAAATTAATGGATGGACGCTAAATGTTGAGTATTTTTCAGAAATAATGCATGAACTTCGAGACAAACCTATTTACTCTGCAATTGTTAACGACCTATTGGAAGTTCCTGCAAAAGCCGACACCAGAGATACTACAGCAGTTAAAAGAATAGCTACTGCATATTTGAAACTGCTTTTCCCAAATGTAAATGACACTTCTGAGATCGACAAAGAAGACTTTAAAACCTATTGTTTAATTCCATCAATAGAAAAAAGACAAATAATTAGAAGACAAATTCACCTAATTGATGAGGAATTCTCTGATGAAATGCCAGATATTAAAATTGAAATGAATGAATAA